One Halobaculum sp. CBA1158 DNA segment encodes these proteins:
- a CDS encoding S8 family serine peptidase, with the protein MSRSPAVLALAVIVAAAGVGLAGASVAAVGGDTGLASGAVAPAPLGDDGIVPPPTGGIADADGVDGIEAVADDAEEGDGDPIRVGVIGSGFGGDRSAIDGRVAGRYDAGDVRFGLTADGHDTAVASVVADRADDAALYLATVGYRPTPAEYERAVEWLVANDADVIVDAGSYYPQTAAGRDRIGDAVERAADAGSVVVTSGGNTANRHWRGDADEPGWLAFDDDGTQGNRLGDGPVSGRVTLRLYWAGDANYDLYLYRDTPGEDDPVVAKSTRESGRAEAIDAVVPRGNYYVGVYARDADAGPVDLFAARHRLTHAAENASGPLASTPEGVISVGAVAADGGVADYSPADTDVRGPGTVRLDDGRRLEGTSAAAPAVAGVAARMAAEADDDLAPGAVERLLRTTANDGRVDPAAAVAAAERGRSANGSRNETVDVAGP; encoded by the coding sequence GTGTCCCGGTCGCCCGCCGTCCTCGCGCTCGCCGTGATCGTCGCGGCCGCGGGCGTCGGTCTCGCCGGCGCGAGCGTGGCGGCCGTCGGCGGCGACACCGGGCTGGCGAGCGGCGCGGTCGCGCCCGCCCCGCTGGGTGACGACGGGATCGTCCCCCCGCCGACGGGCGGGATCGCCGACGCGGACGGCGTCGACGGGATCGAAGCCGTCGCCGACGACGCCGAGGAAGGAGACGGCGATCCGATCCGGGTCGGCGTGATCGGGAGCGGATTCGGCGGCGATCGCTCGGCGATCGACGGGCGAGTCGCCGGCCGATACGACGCCGGAGACGTCAGGTTCGGCCTCACGGCCGACGGCCACGACACGGCGGTCGCGAGCGTCGTCGCCGACCGCGCGGACGACGCCGCGTTGTACCTCGCGACCGTCGGCTACCGGCCGACGCCCGCGGAGTACGAGCGGGCCGTCGAGTGGCTCGTCGCCAATGACGCCGACGTGATCGTCGACGCCGGGAGCTACTACCCGCAAACCGCCGCCGGCCGCGACCGCATCGGCGACGCGGTCGAGCGCGCGGCCGACGCCGGCAGCGTCGTGGTCACCTCCGGCGGCAACACGGCGAATCGACACTGGCGCGGCGACGCCGACGAACCGGGCTGGCTGGCGTTCGACGACGACGGAACCCAGGGGAACCGCCTCGGCGACGGACCGGTGTCGGGGCGCGTCACCCTGCGACTCTACTGGGCCGGCGACGCGAACTACGACCTCTATCTCTACCGCGACACCCCGGGCGAAGACGACCCGGTCGTCGCGAAGTCGACCCGCGAGTCCGGCCGGGCGGAGGCGATCGACGCGGTCGTCCCTCGGGGTAACTACTACGTCGGGGTGTACGCCCGCGACGCCGACGCCGGCCCGGTCGACCTGTTCGCCGCCCGACACCGCCTCACACACGCCGCCGAGAACGCCAGCGGTCCGCTGGCGTCGACGCCCGAGGGCGTCATCTCGGTGGGCGCGGTCGCCGCCGACGGCGGGGTCGCCGACTACTCTCCGGCGGACACCGACGTTCGCGGTCCCGGAACGGTGCGCCTGGACGACGGCCGGCGACTGGAAGGCACCTCCGCGGCCGCGCCCGCGGTCGCGGGCGTCGCCGCCCGGATGGCCGCCGAGGCCGACGACGATCTCGCTCCCGGAGCGGTCGAGCGACTGCTCCGCACGACGGCGAACGACGGGCGCGTCGACCCGGCGGCGGCCGTCGCCGCCGCCGAGCGCGGCCGGTCGGCGAACGGCTCGCGGAACGAGACCGTCGATGTCGCCGGGCCGTAG
- a CDS encoding ATP-dependent DNA helicase: MATADYTVTEATEDAWRDVFGHDEPYPEQADGVEAARAVASDDGYFALEGACGTGKTMLALTAGIDLVRDPDSDFERVLVLTSVKQQLRQFEADLRTINDGLPDDWRPVSGLTVVGKADVCPYARENRGGVDTTNVYDRCEGLRERTRDLVGDGGETTAGALAEQARRAQTGLADTGEDGANYLETADEPTPYLPEMPEHGGSATREGVEYCPFYAQYLDDLPEDGDPAEAIPFDFADRGLIDAEELVGLSAGHGTCPHSVMGALLPEVEVVIGNYYHAFDPTTVGGFTGALVDDATFVVCDEAHMLEPRVRDLVSDGVADASLRDAENELTRVLQPVQFEESGRRVEGTTDADLVRGELADAEVSLDEVKLLAEFVRDLREELDRRVEGFLDAERRGWRDDPTDLDDEEIPLRDPEEPGVDEITEWARDAGYGEKVWARAEQVGAVVARILDEAEEEDGEAQSGSDRQRAAPGVGRTLNAWYRCDHETYFRELELTRTWDETEPPDSWRRPYNARLALHNCVPADAIGERLADFGGGVLMSATLAPLDVFREVTGLNYLESEGRPVEERTYGLGFPEGNRASFAVDAPKFTFANRGQPGEDNETRRAYVDAAGEVTAATPGNVLVGMPSYGEAEWMAGALESDPRVDKPVLLDESSDDAVTESLKADFFAGDGKVLVTSIRGTLTEGVDYEGDRLAAAVVCGVPIINTSSPRTRAVKTAYDREFGSGFETALTVPAVRKARQAIGRVIRGPEEVGVRCLVDARYARESWNAVREYLPEYEREEFRPVSPDMLRFGLERFWEGHR; this comes from the coding sequence GTGGCAACCGCCGACTACACCGTGACCGAGGCGACGGAGGACGCGTGGCGCGACGTGTTCGGGCACGACGAGCCGTATCCCGAACAGGCCGACGGCGTCGAGGCCGCCCGCGCCGTCGCCAGCGACGACGGCTATTTCGCACTCGAAGGTGCCTGTGGCACCGGGAAGACGATGCTGGCGCTGACGGCCGGCATCGACCTGGTTCGCGACCCCGACAGCGACTTCGAGCGCGTGCTCGTGCTCACGAGCGTCAAACAGCAACTGCGCCAGTTCGAGGCCGACCTCCGGACGATCAACGACGGACTGCCCGACGACTGGCGGCCCGTCTCCGGGCTGACGGTCGTGGGCAAGGCCGACGTCTGCCCGTACGCCCGCGAGAACCGTGGCGGCGTCGACACGACGAACGTGTACGACCGCTGTGAGGGGCTTCGCGAGCGCACCCGCGACCTCGTCGGCGACGGCGGGGAGACGACCGCCGGCGCGCTCGCCGAGCAGGCTCGACGGGCACAGACCGGCCTCGCGGACACCGGCGAGGACGGGGCGAACTATCTCGAAACGGCGGACGAGCCGACCCCCTATTTGCCGGAGATGCCGGAGCATGGAGGAAGCGCCACTCGGGAGGGTGTCGAGTACTGCCCGTTCTACGCGCAGTACCTCGACGACCTGCCCGAGGACGGCGACCCGGCGGAGGCGATCCCGTTCGACTTCGCCGACCGCGGCCTGATCGACGCCGAGGAGCTCGTGGGGCTGTCCGCGGGACACGGCACCTGCCCGCACTCGGTGATGGGCGCGCTCCTTCCGGAGGTCGAGGTCGTGATCGGGAACTACTACCACGCGTTCGACCCGACGACCGTCGGCGGCTTCACGGGCGCGCTCGTCGACGACGCCACCTTCGTCGTCTGCGACGAGGCGCACATGCTCGAGCCCCGCGTTCGCGACCTCGTCTCCGACGGCGTCGCCGACGCGAGCCTCCGCGACGCCGAGAACGAGCTGACGCGCGTGCTCCAGCCGGTGCAGTTCGAGGAGTCCGGTCGGCGCGTCGAGGGGACGACCGACGCGGATCTCGTGCGCGGCGAACTCGCGGACGCCGAGGTGAGCCTCGACGAGGTGAAACTGCTCGCCGAGTTCGTCCGCGACCTCCGCGAGGAACTCGACCGCCGCGTCGAGGGCTTTCTCGACGCCGAGCGCCGGGGCTGGCGCGACGACCCGACCGACCTCGACGACGAGGAGATCCCGCTTCGCGACCCGGAGGAGCCGGGCGTCGACGAGATCACCGAGTGGGCCAGGGACGCCGGCTACGGCGAAAAAGTGTGGGCGCGCGCCGAGCAGGTGGGCGCGGTCGTCGCCCGGATCCTCGACGAGGCCGAAGAGGAGGACGGCGAGGCGCAAAGCGGATCAGACCGACAGCGGGCCGCGCCCGGAGTCGGTCGGACGCTCAACGCCTGGTACCGCTGCGATCACGAGACGTACTTCCGGGAGTTGGAACTGACCCGAACCTGGGACGAGACGGAACCGCCCGACTCCTGGCGCAGACCGTACAACGCACGGCTCGCGCTGCACAACTGCGTGCCCGCCGACGCCATCGGCGAGCGTCTCGCAGACTTCGGCGGGGGCGTCCTCATGTCGGCGACGCTCGCCCCCCTGGACGTGTTCCGGGAGGTGACGGGACTCAACTACCTCGAGTCGGAGGGTCGCCCGGTCGAAGAGCGAACCTACGGCCTTGGGTTCCCCGAGGGGAACCGGGCGTCGTTCGCGGTCGACGCGCCGAAGTTCACCTTCGCCAACCGCGGCCAGCCGGGGGAGGACAACGAGACCCGCCGCGCGTACGTCGACGCCGCCGGCGAGGTCACCGCCGCGACCCCGGGGAACGTCCTCGTGGGAATGCCGAGCTACGGCGAGGCCGAGTGGATGGCCGGCGCGCTGGAGAGCGACCCCCGGGTCGACAAGCCGGTGCTGCTCGACGAGTCGAGCGACGACGCCGTCACGGAGTCGCTGAAGGCGGACTTCTTCGCCGGCGACGGGAAGGTGCTGGTGACGAGCATCCGGGGCACCCTCACCGAGGGCGTCGACTACGAGGGCGACCGCCTCGCGGCCGCGGTCGTCTGCGGCGTCCCCATCATCAACACGTCGTCGCCGCGGACCAGGGCGGTGAAGACCGCCTACGACCGCGAGTTCGGGAGCGGGTTCGAGACGGCGCTAACCGTTCCCGCAGTTCGGAAGGCTCGCCAGGCGATCGGGCGGGTGATCCGCGGCCCAGAGGAGGTCGGCGTCCGGTGTCTGGTCGACGCCCGGTACGCCCGCGAGTCGTGGAACGCGGTCCGGGAGTACCTCCCCGAGTACGAGCGCGAGGAGTTCCGCCCCGTGAGCCCGGACATGCTGCGGTTCGGACTCGAGCGGTTCTGGGAGGGTCACCGGTAG
- a CDS encoding class I SAM-dependent methyltransferase, translating to MGFHTFDVDRADALEDPDRFRYCSGEELLAALGVPEDAAVADLGSGTGFYTDVIAPHVGTCYAVDVQAEMHDLYREKGLPATVEAVTAEVADLPLAADALDAAVSTMTYHEYAGDDALAELARVVRPGGRVVTVDWTAAGPGEAGPPREERFRVGDAAADFEDAGFAVERAETRRETFVLVARR from the coding sequence ATGGGATTTCACACGTTCGACGTCGACCGGGCGGACGCGCTGGAGGACCCCGACCGATTCCGCTACTGCTCGGGCGAGGAGCTGCTCGCGGCGCTAGGCGTCCCGGAGGACGCAGCCGTCGCGGATCTGGGCTCGGGGACCGGCTTCTACACCGACGTCATCGCCCCGCACGTCGGCACCTGCTACGCCGTCGACGTGCAGGCGGAGATGCACGACCTGTACCGCGAAAAGGGACTTCCGGCCACCGTCGAGGCCGTGACCGCGGAGGTCGCGGACCTCCCGCTCGCGGCGGACGCGCTCGACGCCGCCGTCTCGACGATGACGTACCACGAGTACGCCGGCGACGACGCGCTGGCGGAGCTCGCTCGCGTCGTCCGCCCCGGCGGCCGCGTCGTCACGGTCGACTGGACCGCCGCCGGGCCCGGCGAGGCCGGGCCGCCGCGCGAGGAGCGGTTCCGCGTCGGCGACGCCGCCGCTGACTTCGAGGACGCCGGATTCGCCGTCGAGCGCGCCGAGACGCGCCGCGAGACGTTCGTGCTGGTCGCGCGCCGATAG
- a CDS encoding GNAT family N-acetyltransferase codes for MAPVVHVRDADPEDAEAVAAVARESWHAAYGGVLSADAIDATVDEWYDPGRLRRHIASDGAFLVAEADAGGDGERAVSGGDGERTDATASGSDDRPLGFAHARYADGVGNVVLRRIYVRPDAWGEGVGTALLRAVAARFGDDHDRISAVVLADNEVGRSFYDSLGFETVGSQTTTFGGEEREERIVAADLDALVGDDQ; via the coding sequence GTGGCTCCGGTCGTGCACGTCCGCGACGCCGATCCCGAGGACGCCGAGGCCGTCGCCGCCGTCGCCCGCGAGTCGTGGCACGCCGCCTACGGCGGGGTCCTCTCGGCCGACGCCATCGACGCCACCGTCGACGAGTGGTACGACCCCGGGAGGCTCCGGCGACACATCGCGAGTGACGGGGCCTTCCTCGTCGCCGAGGCGGACGCGGGCGGCGACGGCGAGCGCGCGGTTTCGGGCGGCGACGGCGAGCGCACGGACGCGACCGCATCGGGGAGCGACGACCGACCGCTCGGGTTCGCCCACGCCCGCTACGCCGACGGCGTCGGCAACGTCGTCCTCCGACGCATCTACGTCCGGCCGGACGCGTGGGGCGAGGGCGTCGGCACGGCGCTGTTGCGTGCGGTCGCGGCGCGGTTCGGCGACGACCACGACCGGATCTCGGCGGTCGTCCTCGCGGACAACGAGGTGGGACGCTCCTTTTACGACTCGCTGGGGTTCGAAACGGTCGGCAGTCAGACCACCACCTTCGGCGGCGAGGAGCGCGAGGAGCGGATCGTCGCCGCGGATCTGGACGCGCTCGTCGGCGACGACCAGTAA
- a CDS encoding HEWD family protein has translation MPARIRRPSERTCERCGRHERVDDALGSWVVDDEVGEVYCIHEWDINGSFVPFEDVDRGGADA, from the coding sequence ATGCCAGCCCGGATCCGTCGCCCGAGTGAGCGGACCTGCGAGCGATGCGGCCGCCACGAGCGCGTCGACGACGCCCTCGGCAGTTGGGTGGTCGACGACGAGGTCGGCGAGGTGTACTGCATTCACGAGTGGGACATCAACGGCTCGTTCGTCCCCTTCGAGGACGTCGATCGGGGCGGCGCAGACGCGTAG
- a CDS encoding HAD hydrolase family protein, with the protein MTADAPAMPDVPPDADLPPLALDIDGTLTTPEHAVDPRVFHVLPAWPAPVVLATGKSFPYPVALCHFAGVPERVVAENGGVVCVDETVAIEGDADRIARAVDAFRERGGDLGWGAADTVNRWRETEVAASRTADETLLRAVADEFDLRFLDTGYAYHLTDPTVSKGSALETAAATLGVDPAEFVAVGDSMNDASTFEVAGESYALANADETARSAADRTVEAGFMDGTIEVLSGIVDRASETD; encoded by the coding sequence ATGACCGCGGACGCCCCGGCGATGCCGGACGTACCCCCCGACGCCGACCTCCCGCCGCTCGCGCTCGACATCGACGGGACGCTGACCACGCCCGAACACGCCGTCGACCCGCGGGTGTTTCACGTTCTTCCGGCCTGGCCCGCGCCGGTCGTGCTCGCGACGGGGAAGTCGTTCCCGTACCCGGTCGCGCTGTGTCACTTCGCGGGCGTTCCCGAGCGCGTCGTCGCCGAGAACGGCGGCGTCGTCTGCGTCGACGAGACGGTCGCGATCGAGGGCGACGCCGACCGAATCGCCCGCGCGGTCGACGCCTTCCGCGAGCGCGGCGGCGACCTCGGCTGGGGAGCGGCCGACACCGTGAACCGCTGGCGGGAGACGGAAGTAGCGGCCAGTCGGACGGCCGACGAGACGCTCCTCCGGGCGGTCGCCGACGAGTTCGACCTCCGGTTCCTCGACACGGGGTACGCCTACCACCTGACCGACCCGACCGTGAGCAAGGGATCGGCGCTGGAGACGGCCGCGGCGACGCTCGGGGTCGACCCCGCGGAGTTCGTCGCCGTCGGCGACTCGATGAACGACGCCTCGACGTTCGAGGTCGCCGGCGAGAGCTACGCGCTCGCGAACGCCGACGAGACGGCGAGGTCGGCGGCCGACCGGACGGTCGAGGCGGGGTTCATGGACGGCACGATCGAGGTGCTGTCGGGGATCGTCGACCGGGCGAGCGAGACGGACTGA
- a CDS encoding DUF5803 family protein, with protein MTRRRRLLALAAVVGMLALSGCLGLLTGGSVPDQRLDAEPPDGAYAWNESVDDDLNAHITVRDDATFSAVYAVDGDEIRLFRRDGLGGTNPLGVRAVRYRYPNGTVINGTQLRERGDVDQTRDEVVIELPGEGDVEGDRIAFSADSTPKRFALPAYVNGSYELVLPQNRRTSLPVFGDITPAPASTSIDDRGRQHIRWDEVDTDSVIVQFYLPQDVQIFGGVFAVFVVIAVGGLLYYRRQIDALRERREEMGLDVDVDDDDIGDDGPPPGMR; from the coding sequence ATGACGCGACGGCGACGACTCCTCGCGCTCGCGGCGGTGGTCGGGATGCTCGCGCTGTCGGGGTGTCTCGGCCTGCTCACCGGCGGCTCCGTCCCCGACCAGCGGCTCGACGCCGAGCCGCCCGACGGCGCGTACGCCTGGAACGAGAGCGTCGACGACGACCTGAACGCCCACATCACGGTCCGCGACGACGCCACGTTCTCGGCGGTGTACGCCGTCGACGGCGACGAGATCCGACTGTTCCGGCGCGACGGCCTCGGCGGGACCAATCCCCTCGGCGTTCGTGCTGTGCGGTACCGCTACCCCAACGGAACCGTGATCAACGGCACGCAACTGCGCGAGCGCGGCGACGTCGACCAGACCCGCGACGAGGTCGTCATCGAGCTCCCCGGCGAGGGCGACGTGGAGGGCGACCGGATCGCCTTCTCGGCTGACTCGACCCCCAAGCGGTTCGCGCTCCCGGCGTACGTGAACGGCTCCTACGAGCTGGTGCTCCCGCAGAACCGACGGACGTCGCTCCCGGTGTTCGGCGACATCACCCCCGCGCCGGCGAGCACGTCGATCGACGACCGGGGCCGCCAGCACATCCGCTGGGACGAGGTCGACACCGACTCGGTGATCGTCCAGTTCTACCTCCCGCAGGACGTGCAGATATTCGGCGGCGTCTTCGCCGTCTTCGTCGTGATCGCCGTTGGCGGCCTCCTCTACTACCGTCGACAGATCGACGCGCTCCGGGAGCGACGCGAGGAGATGGGACTCGACGTGGACGTCGACGACGACGACATCGGCGACGACGGCCCGCCGCCGGGTATGCGCTGA
- a CDS encoding DUF2110 family protein — MVVIATKCYIGGDARDRALDGMTSLVANAIGDLDVEYDVGVRRDDFVSVTVSGDDETVARNVLREQWGEVTDHFTDGETYVGTLEGWDEDGFVLDAGTEIRIPADGLGLGTGSPEQIRDRFGIVQHLPMRFVYDEEEGHELADDERDRLYGWTRGQGRVNVNSATRAEVRATVNRAGHANDIVTVERLGLLEQSVICRENTDAPGLLASIGGYLPAELKAVIPQ, encoded by the coding sequence ATGGTCGTCATCGCGACCAAGTGCTACATCGGCGGCGACGCCCGCGACCGGGCGCTCGACGGCATGACCTCCCTCGTCGCCAACGCGATCGGCGATCTCGACGTGGAGTACGACGTGGGCGTGCGCAGGGACGACTTCGTGTCCGTCACCGTCTCCGGCGACGACGAGACGGTCGCGCGCAACGTCCTCCGCGAGCAGTGGGGCGAGGTGACCGACCACTTCACCGACGGCGAGACGTACGTCGGCACCCTGGAGGGGTGGGACGAGGACGGGTTCGTCCTCGACGCCGGCACCGAGATCCGGATCCCCGCCGACGGGCTCGGGCTCGGGACCGGCTCGCCCGAGCAGATCCGCGACCGCTTCGGGATCGTCCAGCACCTTCCCATGCGGTTCGTGTACGACGAGGAGGAGGGCCACGAACTCGCCGACGACGAGCGCGACCGGCTGTACGGCTGGACGCGCGGCCAGGGCCGCGTGAACGTCAACTCCGCCACCCGTGCGGAGGTGCGCGCGACGGTCAACCGCGCGGGCCACGCGAACGACATCGTCACCGTCGAACGCCTGGGTCTGCTCGAACAGAGCGTCATCTGCCGGGAGAACACCGACGCGCCCGGACTGCTCGCGTCCATCGGCGGCTATCTCCCCGCGGAACTGAAGGCGGTCATCCCACAGTAG
- a CDS encoding transcription factor produces MAFEDLLEDPVIQKYLHELVGPTGMPVAAAPPDGEVTDEELAEEMGLELNDVRRALFILYENDLASYRRVRDEDSGWLTYLWTFHYENIPENLKEEMHRLLEGLEKRRAYESDHQFYLCEVDSIRFEFEEAMEFGFECPECGSPLESMENSRLVEAMEWRIDQLHDELNVEREEVEAEA; encoded by the coding sequence ATGGCTTTTGAGGACCTCCTGGAAGACCCTGTTATCCAGAAGTACCTCCACGAGCTCGTCGGCCCGACGGGGATGCCCGTCGCGGCGGCCCCGCCCGACGGCGAGGTCACCGACGAGGAGCTCGCCGAGGAGATGGGGCTGGAGCTCAACGACGTTCGCCGGGCGCTGTTCATCCTCTATGAGAACGATCTGGCCTCGTATCGCCGCGTCCGCGACGAGGACTCGGGGTGGCTCACGTACCTGTGGACGTTCCACTACGAGAACATCCCGGAGAACCTGAAAGAGGAGATGCACCGCCTGCTCGAGGGGCTGGAGAAGCGTCGCGCGTACGAGTCCGACCACCAGTTCTACCTCTGTGAGGTGGACTCCATCCGCTTCGAGTTCGAGGAGGCGATGGAGTTCGGCTTCGAGTGTCCCGAGTGCGGGTCGCCCCTGGAGTCGATGGAGAACTCCCGGCTCGTCGAGGCGATGGAGTGGCGTATCGACCAGCTCCACGACGAGCTCAACGTCGAGCGTGAGGAAGTCGAGGCGGAAGCGTAG
- a CDS encoding DUF5821 family protein: MSTRSPVTAAERAVAGDALVVAPGPTLARAVVGRLADRSTGGGDAASDAARDDATDRVRLLCSPDDAAEAVTDFLTATDAADAVADGRLAIRTETELDASLTIGDDAVWANVSFPSPNDDSDGSSVPDPASLTAVGDADGATRDAIAAAYDRRWREAQVFEVGTPARSTLLSTFRDRWPEAVETLAAVLDAADALPRDAVVGPVATCTLVAARHRLLTMELGEWTEEVGLSSRTEIARAKSRLIDAGLVDTEREPVGVGRPRHRLVPGDDRLESAPPADLLAIGRAALADAG, encoded by the coding sequence GTGAGTACACGATCCCCCGTGACGGCGGCCGAGCGCGCGGTCGCCGGCGACGCGCTGGTCGTCGCGCCCGGCCCGACGCTCGCGCGCGCTGTCGTCGGCCGGCTCGCCGACCGTTCCACCGGCGGTGGCGACGCCGCCAGCGACGCCGCTCGTGACGACGCGACCGACCGAGTTCGGCTGCTGTGTTCTCCCGACGATGCGGCCGAGGCGGTTACCGACTTCCTGACGGCGACGGACGCGGCCGACGCCGTCGCCGACGGCCGCCTCGCGATCAGGACCGAGACCGAACTCGACGCCAGTCTCACGATCGGAGACGACGCGGTCTGGGCGAACGTTTCGTTCCCGTCACCGAACGACGACTCCGACGGGTCGAGCGTTCCGGACCCGGCGTCCCTCACGGCCGTCGGCGACGCCGACGGCGCGACGCGCGACGCCATCGCCGCCGCCTACGACCGACGGTGGCGGGAGGCGCAGGTGTTCGAGGTCGGGACGCCAGCCCGGTCGACGCTGCTTTCGACGTTTCGCGACCGGTGGCCCGAGGCCGTCGAGACGCTCGCGGCGGTGCTCGATGCCGCCGACGCGCTCCCCCGTGACGCCGTCGTGGGTCCGGTCGCGACGTGCACGCTCGTGGCGGCGCGCCATCGTCTCCTGACGATGGAGTTGGGCGAGTGGACCGAGGAGGTCGGGTTGTCCAGCCGGACCGAGATCGCCCGGGCGAAATCCCGGCTGATCGACGCGGGCCTCGTCGACACCGAGCGCGAACCGGTCGGCGTCGGCAGACCCCGCCACCGGCTCGTGCCCGGCGACGACCGGCTCGAGTCGGCACCCCCCGCCGACCTGCTCGCGATCGGCCGCGCGGCGCTCGCGGACGCCGGCTGA
- a CDS encoding methyltransferase domain-containing protein — translation MSSYLLVHVDSDREYLRAPGEELQTDLGVLDVPEDAAHGDVLETHLGEEFHVRRLRGPDLFNHFERTGAPMMPRDIGLVIGHTGAQAGDRVLDAGTGTGVLSGYLGRLGADVTTYEIDPEFAENARENMALGGVSDRVDVRAGDLTEHLDDLAEEESFDLLTLDTADAAAAVERAPDLLVPGGYVAVYTPFVEDARETELAAREVGLGEVETLETIQRELTVDDRGTRPSTAGVGHTGYLLFARVVE, via the coding sequence GTGAGTTCGTACCTTCTCGTTCACGTCGACTCGGACCGGGAGTACCTCCGCGCGCCCGGCGAGGAACTCCAGACGGACTTGGGGGTGCTCGACGTTCCGGAGGACGCCGCCCACGGCGACGTGCTGGAGACGCACCTCGGTGAGGAGTTCCACGTGCGTCGCCTGCGCGGGCCCGACCTGTTCAATCACTTCGAGCGCACCGGCGCGCCGATGATGCCCCGCGACATCGGACTCGTGATCGGCCACACCGGCGCGCAGGCCGGCGACCGCGTGCTCGATGCCGGCACCGGAACCGGGGTGCTCTCGGGATACCTCGGTCGCCTCGGTGCCGACGTGACCACCTACGAGATCGACCCCGAGTTCGCCGAGAACGCTCGCGAGAACATGGCGCTGGGCGGCGTGAGCGACCGCGTCGACGTCCGCGCCGGCGACCTCACCGAGCACCTCGACGACCTCGCCGAGGAGGAGTCGTTCGACCTGCTCACGCTGGACACCGCCGACGCCGCGGCGGCCGTCGAGCGCGCGCCCGACCTGTTGGTGCCGGGCGGGTACGTCGCCGTATACACGCCGTTCGTCGAGGACGCCCGCGAGACGGAACTCGCCGCCCGGGAGGTCGGACTGGGCGAGGTGGAGACGCTCGAGACGATCCAGCGCGAACTCACCGTCGACGACCGCGGCACGCGACCGAGCACCGCGGGCGTCGGGCACACGGGGTACCTCCTGTTCGCACGCGTCGTCGAGTGA
- a CDS encoding nascent polypeptide-associated complex protein produces MFGGGGMNPRKMQQMMKQMGIDVTEIDAEEVVIRTDDEELVFDGAQVTRMDAQGQETYQIVGEPTTRALGEGDDADASAGDAGGSDDAAGDDDGVPDDDVQLVATRAGVSEGDAREALEAEDGDLAAAISRLE; encoded by the coding sequence ATGTTCGGAGGCGGCGGGATGAACCCGCGCAAGATGCAGCAGATGATGAAGCAGATGGGAATCGACGTGACCGAGATCGACGCCGAGGAGGTCGTCATCCGCACGGACGACGAGGAGCTCGTGTTCGACGGCGCGCAGGTCACGCGCATGGACGCCCAGGGCCAGGAGACGTATCAGATCGTCGGGGAGCCGACGACGCGAGCGCTCGGCGAGGGCGACGACGCGGACGCGTCCGCTGGCGACGCCGGCGGGAGCGACGATGCCGCCGGCGACGACGACGGCGTCCCGGACGACGACGTGCAGTTGGTCGCGACCCGCGCCGGCGTGAGCGAGGGCGACGCGCGAGAGGCACTCGAAGCCGAGGACGGCGACCTCGCGGCGGCCATCTCCCGGCTGGAGTGA